Proteins encoded within one genomic window of Gadus chalcogrammus isolate NIFS_2021 chromosome 6, NIFS_Gcha_1.0, whole genome shotgun sequence:
- the LOC130384922 gene encoding chromaffin granule amine transporter, with the protein MSVWNPSYWLQGGRESPRLVLVVVCVALLLDNMLLTVVVPIIPTFLYALDHTGSPPQITKPTPLLQPSHSAPLQGSQSQQASQVLEPTSFSAVSLEEDSPLPSIPAPGNKNQSDSNTTLAASCLQDSLFLEEENVRVGLLFASKAVVQLLVNPFIGPLTNRIGYHIPMFAGFIIMFLSTILFAFSGSYALLVFARSLQGIGSSFSSVAGLGMLASVYTNDEERGVAMGVALGGLAMGVLIGAPFGSVMYEFVGKSAPFLILAFLALFDGALQLCILQPSKICPGSAEGTPLLTLLKDPYILISAGSLCFANMGVAILEPTLPIWMLQTMCSSKWQLGMAFLPASISYLIGTNLFGVLANKMGRWLCSMLGMFFIGISLLCVPFATSIYGLIGPNAGLGFAIGMVDSSMMAIMGYLVDIRHASVYGSVYAIADVALCMGYAIGPSTAGAVVQAIGFPALMVVIGVVNILYAPLCCLLRNPAIREEKLCIMQQECPMDRVCYSTEGSPNLPMRDEEE; encoded by the exons ATGAGTGTGTGGAATCCTTCCTACTGGCTCCAGGGGGGGCGGGAGTCCCCTAGGctggtcctggtggtggtgtgtgtggcccTGCTGCTGGACAACATGTTGCTGACTGTAGTGG TGCCGATCATTCCCACATTTCTCTACGCCCTGGACCATACCGGTTCACCCCCTCAGATCACCAAGCCCACACCGCTCCTCCAGCCCAGCCACAGTGCACCTCTCCAGGGTTCACAATCCCAGCAGGCGTCACAGGTCCTGGAGCCTACATCGTTCTCAGCGGTGTCCCTGGAGGAAGACTCCCCCCTCCCGTCCATACCAGCTCCCGGAAACAAAAACCAGTCTGACAGCAACACAACC cTGGCCGCCTCCTGTCTGCAGGACAGTTtgttcctggaggaggagaacgtccGCGTGGGTCTCCTGTTTGCTTCTAAAGCTGTGGTCCAGCTCCTGGTTAACCCCTTCATCGGACCGCTGACTAACAG GATTGGATATCATATCCCAATGTTCGCTGGGTTCATCATCATGTTTCTCTCCACAATTC tgtttgCCTTCTCAGGTTCCTATGCACTGTTGGTCTTCGCTCGTTCTCTTCAGGGAATCggctcctccttttcctctgtGGCAg GTTTAGGGATGCTTGCCAGTGTGTACACAAATGATGAGGAGAGGGGCGTTGCCATGGGAGTTGCTCTGGGGGGACTGGCCATGGGAGTTCTCA tcgGAGCTCCATTCGGCAGTGTGATGTATGAATTTGTTGGGAAGAGCGCCCCCTTCCTCATCCTCGCCTTCCTGGCGTTGTTTGATGGAG ctTTACAACTTTGTATTCTGCAACCATCTAAGATCTGCCCTGGG AGTGCGGAGGGAACCCCACTGCTAACCCTGCTGAAGGACCCTTACATCCTCATCAGTGCAG GCTCGCTATGCTTTGCCAATATGGGCGTGGCCATCCTCGAACCCACACTTCCTATTTGGATGTTGCAGACCATGTGCTCCTCTAAATGGCAGCTTG GCATGGCCTTTCTTCCAGCCAGTATTTCTTACCTGATAGGAACCAACCTGTTTGGCGTTTTAGCCAATAAGATGGGGAG GTGGCTCTGCTCCATGCTGGGAATGTTTTTCATTGGTATCAGTTTGCTATGT GTTCCATTTGCCACTAGTATCTACGGTCTAATTGGTCCAAATGCTGGTTTGGGCTTTGCTATTG GAATGGTAGATTCCTCTATGATGGCTATTATGGGATACCTGGTGGACATTCGCCATGCATCGGTTTATGGCAGTGTCTACGCCATCGCTGACGTGGCCTTATGTATGGGCTATGCCATcg GCCCCTCCACAGCCGGCGCTGTGGTACAGGCAATAGGTTTTCCTGCCCTGATGGTGGTGATCGGCGTGGTCAACATCCTCTATGCACCGCTGTGCTGCCTGCTCCGCAACCCCGCCATCAGAGAGGAGAAACTG tgtATAATGCAGCAGGAGTGTCCGATGGACAGAGTGTGTTACAGCACAGAGGGGAGTCCAAATCTTCCAATGAGGGATGAAGAAgagtga
- the tti2 gene encoding TELO2-interacting protein 2, whose protein sequence is MDLSSLLCRLRVSSSSARPFHLPDDSQPFPAITEVLRQLQDNLSGVAQRDDCDSEKASAICQAEQLFKIADSHWLTSPDDSDQNNDAPACARWAALAEAYVGVVQALTRCAALPACEADSGLPDSLYRDVPAGAVLVCSALCSLLGCLGLAGGQDVREATQDEAPPTGRGAGALLLAAVAPLSCVFAVTHLQEQPWTDARSKESAGHLLSSLVAAGGFRDIPHFLMGDEEESAGGGRGRAVFGGLLDVLQPNLTKDLLPQCAAVKVVFSWALLQMSRPFLSHHLPRVVSPSLLLSDHYRPENCILGIRCLHHIVLQTSAAELRQYNRAEVVYQALYKHLYTTNGPQIQLVLACFLDLLLVLEKPPSISGPQEVPRKPCRHDDVVCLLLTNMEMEHKLALRRIYAAALPQYIHRLRVCACRHLKRLERVLLSYLEVSDPPQESSRSSALEALETLLPVAWPRIDQRRVGVFLQCLLRLLVDLSSESLISASVKEKLNNQTARCLTLLNHCSHGRVKSLLLLVDSSCASAAVLRCLETVTMATER, encoded by the exons aTGGACCTGTCATCGCTTCTCTGTCGCCTGCGCGTCTCATCCTCGTCAGCCCGCCCCTTCCATCTCCCTGACGACAGTCAGCCCTTTCCAGCAATCACAGAGGTGCTCCGCCAGCTGCAGGACAATCTGAGTGGAGTCGCTCAACGAGACGACTGTGACTCGGAGAAAGCATCTGCCATTTGCCAGGCGGAACAGTTATTCAAGATCGCTGACTCCCATTGGCTGACATCCCCTGATGACAGCGATCAGAACAATGACGCGCCTGCGTGTGCCCGGTGGGCGGCGCTGGCGGAGGCCTACGTGGGCGTAGTCCAGGCTCTCACCCGCTGTGCCGCTCTGCCCGCGTGCGAGGCCGACAGCGGCCTGCCCGACAGCCTCTACCGGGACGTCCCAGCCGGGGCCGTGCTGGTCTGCTCGGCCCTCTGCAGCCTGCTGGGGTGCCTGGGGCTGGCCGGGGGGCAGGACGTGAGGGAGGCAACCCAGGATGAGGCCCCACCCACCGGTCGAGGGGCCGGGGCCCTCCTCTTAGCAGCTGTGGCCCCACtgagttgtgtgtttgctgtgacCCACTTGCAG GAACAGCCATGGACGGACGCCCGCTCAAAGGAGTCTGCCGGGCACCTGCTGAGCAGCctggtggcggcgggggggttCAGGGACATCCCTCACTTCCTCatgggggacgaggaggagtctgcaggaggggggagaggccgGGCTGTGTTCGGGGGGCTCCTGGATGTCCTGCAGCCTAACCTGACAAA GGACCTGTTGCCTCAGTGTGCAGCAGTGAAAGTGGTCTTCTCCTGGGCTCTACTTCAG ATGAGCCGCCCCTttctctcccaccacctcccccgtgtcgtctccccctccctcctcctgtcggACCACTACAGGCCAGAGAACTGCATTCTTGGAATCCGTTGTCTCCATCATATAGTTCTAcagacg TCTGCAGCAGAGCTACGTCAATACAACAGAGCAGAGGTGGTCTACCAGGCTCTCTACAAACACCTGTATACAACCAACGGCCCGCAGATACAG CTGGTCCTGGCCTGCTTCTTGGACCTGCTGCTCGTCCTGGAGAAGCCTCCCTCTATCTCGGGCCCCCAGGAGGTCCCCAGGAAGCCCTGTCGCCACGACGACGTGGTGTGTCTGCTCCTCACCAACATGGAGATGGAGCACAAGTTGGCGTTGCGCCGCATCTACGCCGCCGCGCTGCCACAGTACATCCACAG actgagggtgtgtgcgtgcagacaCCTGAAGCGGCTGGAGCGCGTGCTGCTGAGTTACCTGGAGGTGAGCGACCCCCCGCAggagagcagcaggagcagcgccctggaggccctggagacaCTGCTCCCTGTGGCCTGGCCCCg GATAGACCAGCGCCGTGTGGGCGTGTTCCTGCAGTGTTTGTTGCGGCTGCTGGTCGACTTGTCATCTGAAAGCCTCATTTCTGCATCCGTCAAGGAGAAGCTAAACAATCAGACGGCTCGTTGTTTGACTCTACTGAACCACTGTTCACATGGCAGGGTCAAG TCACTCCTTCTGCTGGTAGACAGTAGCTGTGCCAGTGCTGCTGTGCTGCGTTGCCTAGAGACGGTCACCATGGCGACAGAAAGGTGA
- the LOC130384600 gene encoding centriolin-like isoform X3: protein MAMMTSEKHQELEVRLEDMLSRIAMETLEIKQLEQQLTEGQILVNEALQVDLQGIISGIQEYIGGLRQQVCQAQDEARCLGIQNQALQRQLDAVKLHCRRLETEARTHRQQFQDGLDQLLQALISGQDCFSSHGLEDLFSDRLRQMYQGIQQYVADQIRRAQEQSQHTKDQQVRDQHIQGERLRADSQGACEALLNSQAQVQNLHHMMAEVLSRREKCSKSMSESQRHTDLTIRWTTQQLRALSDTLEQLEPHQEPPDSGLGLHYLSSPEGGRSDIKVPPRLDHYSVDDNPTDTDAGKGGATGLPAGIADSQEPLCGCSPSPACNLPEHTDLIDRLEEQRKRLEEERKMIHLGRKPLRCVCLCEEVQCVEHTLLKRRAELRQADRRLMDAQSCLHNTRHKARCVQRQLVLSQSELEGLKHRLDESATCLLQTKQQLWQTEAELQQVKGRRSRGKRR from the exons ATGGCCATGATGACGAGCGAGAAGCATCAAGAGTTGGAGGTTCGTCTTGAGGACATGCTGTCGCGCATCGCCATGGAGACACTGGAGATTAAACAACTGGAGCAGCAGCTGACTGAAG GCCAGATCCTGGTGAATGAGGCTCTCCAGGTGGACTTGCAGGGAATCATCTCTGGGATTCAAGAATACATCGGGGGGCTCAGACAGCAG GTCTGTCAGGCCCAGGATGAGGCTCGCTGCTTGGGGATACAGAACCAGGCTCTGCAGCGCCAACTGGACGCTGTTAAGCTCCACTGCAGGCGGTTGGAGACAGAAGccaggacacacagacag cagTTTCAGGATGGTCTGGACCAGTTGTTACAGGCTCTGATCAGCGGACAGGATTGCTTCAG CTCCCATGGCCTGGAGGACCTGTTTAGTGACAGGCTGAGGCAGATGTACCAGGGCATCCAGCAATATGTAGCAGACCAGATCCGGAGGGCCCAGGAGCAGAGCCAGCACACCAAGGACCAACAGGTCCGAGACCAACACATCCAGGGCGAGAGGCTGCGGGCGGATTCACAGGGAGCGTGCGAGGCCCTACTCAACTCCCAGGCCCAGGTCCAGAATCTCCATCACATGATG GCAGAGGTGCTGTCCAGGAGAGAGAAGTGCAGCAAGTCCATGTCTGAGTCCCAACGACACACAGACCTGACGATAAGGTGGACAACACAACAGCTCCGGGCCCTCTCTGATACTTTAGAACAACTGGAACCACATCAG gAGCCTCCGGACTCTGGTTTGGGGCTGCACTACCTCAGTTCACCTGAAGGGGGGCGCTCTGACATAAAGGTGCCACCACGTTTGGACCACTACAGTGTAGATGACAACCCTACAGACACTG ATGCAGGGAAAGGCGGAGCTACAGGCCTCCCTGCTGGGATAGCAGACAGCCAGGAGCCCCTCTGTGGTTGTTCCCCTTCTCCAGCCTGTAATCTTCCAGAGCACACAGACCTG ATTGACAGAttagaggagcagaggaagaggttggaagaggagaggaagatgatCCATCTGGGCAGGAAACCGCTCAG gtgtgtgtgtctgtgtgaggaggTGCAGTGTGTGGAACACACTCTGTTAAAAAGGAGAGCAGAACTTAGACAGGCAGATCGACGCCTGATGGATGCACAAAGCTGTCTACACAATACCAGacacaag GCCAGATGTGTGCAGAGGCAGCTGGTGTTGTCTCAGTCAGAGCTGGAGGGGCTGAAACACAGACTGGACGAGAGCGCTACCTGTCTCCTGCAGACCAAACAGCAGCTCTG GCAGACCGAGGCGGAGCTTCAGCAggtgaaagggaggaggagtaggggaaaGAGACGATGA
- the LOC130384600 gene encoding centriolin-like isoform X1: MAMMTSEKHQELEVRLEDMLSRIAMETLEIKQLEQQLTEGQILVNEALQVDLQGIISGIQEYIGGLRQQVCQAQDEARCLGIQNQALQRQLDAVKLHCRRLETEARTHRQQFQDGLDQLLQALISGQDCFSSHGLEDLFSDRLRQMYQGIQQYVADQIRRAQEQSQHTKDQQVRDQHIQGERLRADSQGACEALLNSQAQVQNLHHMMAEVLSRREKCSKSMSESQRHTDLTIRWTTQQLRALSDTLEQLEPHQEPPDSGLGLHYLSSPEGGRSDIKVPPRLDHYSVDDNPTDTDAGKGGATGLPAGIADSQEPLCGCSPSPACNLPEHTDLIDRLEEQRKRLEEERKMIHLGRKPLRSTSQQNWCVCLCEEVQCVEHTLLKRRAELRQADRRLMDAQSCLHNTRHKARCVQRQLVLSQSELEGLKHRLDESATCLLQTKQQLWQTEAELQQVKGRRSRGKRR, encoded by the exons ATGGCCATGATGACGAGCGAGAAGCATCAAGAGTTGGAGGTTCGTCTTGAGGACATGCTGTCGCGCATCGCCATGGAGACACTGGAGATTAAACAACTGGAGCAGCAGCTGACTGAAG GCCAGATCCTGGTGAATGAGGCTCTCCAGGTGGACTTGCAGGGAATCATCTCTGGGATTCAAGAATACATCGGGGGGCTCAGACAGCAG GTCTGTCAGGCCCAGGATGAGGCTCGCTGCTTGGGGATACAGAACCAGGCTCTGCAGCGCCAACTGGACGCTGTTAAGCTCCACTGCAGGCGGTTGGAGACAGAAGccaggacacacagacag cagTTTCAGGATGGTCTGGACCAGTTGTTACAGGCTCTGATCAGCGGACAGGATTGCTTCAG CTCCCATGGCCTGGAGGACCTGTTTAGTGACAGGCTGAGGCAGATGTACCAGGGCATCCAGCAATATGTAGCAGACCAGATCCGGAGGGCCCAGGAGCAGAGCCAGCACACCAAGGACCAACAGGTCCGAGACCAACACATCCAGGGCGAGAGGCTGCGGGCGGATTCACAGGGAGCGTGCGAGGCCCTACTCAACTCCCAGGCCCAGGTCCAGAATCTCCATCACATGATG GCAGAGGTGCTGTCCAGGAGAGAGAAGTGCAGCAAGTCCATGTCTGAGTCCCAACGACACACAGACCTGACGATAAGGTGGACAACACAACAGCTCCGGGCCCTCTCTGATACTTTAGAACAACTGGAACCACATCAG gAGCCTCCGGACTCTGGTTTGGGGCTGCACTACCTCAGTTCACCTGAAGGGGGGCGCTCTGACATAAAGGTGCCACCACGTTTGGACCACTACAGTGTAGATGACAACCCTACAGACACTG ATGCAGGGAAAGGCGGAGCTACAGGCCTCCCTGCTGGGATAGCAGACAGCCAGGAGCCCCTCTGTGGTTGTTCCCCTTCTCCAGCCTGTAATCTTCCAGAGCACACAGACCTG ATTGACAGAttagaggagcagaggaagaggttggaagaggagaggaagatgatCCATCTGGGCAGGAAACCGCTCAGGTCAACAAGTCAACAAAACtg gtgtgtgtgtctgtgtgaggaggTGCAGTGTGTGGAACACACTCTGTTAAAAAGGAGAGCAGAACTTAGACAGGCAGATCGACGCCTGATGGATGCACAAAGCTGTCTACACAATACCAGacacaag GCCAGATGTGTGCAGAGGCAGCTGGTGTTGTCTCAGTCAGAGCTGGAGGGGCTGAAACACAGACTGGACGAGAGCGCTACCTGTCTCCTGCAGACCAAACAGCAGCTCTG GCAGACCGAGGCGGAGCTTCAGCAggtgaaagggaggaggagtaggggaaaGAGACGATGA
- the LOC130384600 gene encoding centriolin-like isoform X2: MAMMTSEKHQELEVRLEDMLSRIAMETLEIKQLEQQLTEGQILVNEALQVDLQGIISGIQEYIGGLRQQVCQAQDEARCLGIQNQALQRQLDAVKLHCRRLETEARTHRQFQDGLDQLLQALISGQDCFSSHGLEDLFSDRLRQMYQGIQQYVADQIRRAQEQSQHTKDQQVRDQHIQGERLRADSQGACEALLNSQAQVQNLHHMMAEVLSRREKCSKSMSESQRHTDLTIRWTTQQLRALSDTLEQLEPHQEPPDSGLGLHYLSSPEGGRSDIKVPPRLDHYSVDDNPTDTDAGKGGATGLPAGIADSQEPLCGCSPSPACNLPEHTDLIDRLEEQRKRLEEERKMIHLGRKPLRSTSQQNWCVCLCEEVQCVEHTLLKRRAELRQADRRLMDAQSCLHNTRHKARCVQRQLVLSQSELEGLKHRLDESATCLLQTKQQLWQTEAELQQVKGRRSRGKRR, from the exons ATGGCCATGATGACGAGCGAGAAGCATCAAGAGTTGGAGGTTCGTCTTGAGGACATGCTGTCGCGCATCGCCATGGAGACACTGGAGATTAAACAACTGGAGCAGCAGCTGACTGAAG GCCAGATCCTGGTGAATGAGGCTCTCCAGGTGGACTTGCAGGGAATCATCTCTGGGATTCAAGAATACATCGGGGGGCTCAGACAGCAG GTCTGTCAGGCCCAGGATGAGGCTCGCTGCTTGGGGATACAGAACCAGGCTCTGCAGCGCCAACTGGACGCTGTTAAGCTCCACTGCAGGCGGTTGGAGACAGAAGccaggacacacagacag TTTCAGGATGGTCTGGACCAGTTGTTACAGGCTCTGATCAGCGGACAGGATTGCTTCAG CTCCCATGGCCTGGAGGACCTGTTTAGTGACAGGCTGAGGCAGATGTACCAGGGCATCCAGCAATATGTAGCAGACCAGATCCGGAGGGCCCAGGAGCAGAGCCAGCACACCAAGGACCAACAGGTCCGAGACCAACACATCCAGGGCGAGAGGCTGCGGGCGGATTCACAGGGAGCGTGCGAGGCCCTACTCAACTCCCAGGCCCAGGTCCAGAATCTCCATCACATGATG GCAGAGGTGCTGTCCAGGAGAGAGAAGTGCAGCAAGTCCATGTCTGAGTCCCAACGACACACAGACCTGACGATAAGGTGGACAACACAACAGCTCCGGGCCCTCTCTGATACTTTAGAACAACTGGAACCACATCAG gAGCCTCCGGACTCTGGTTTGGGGCTGCACTACCTCAGTTCACCTGAAGGGGGGCGCTCTGACATAAAGGTGCCACCACGTTTGGACCACTACAGTGTAGATGACAACCCTACAGACACTG ATGCAGGGAAAGGCGGAGCTACAGGCCTCCCTGCTGGGATAGCAGACAGCCAGGAGCCCCTCTGTGGTTGTTCCCCTTCTCCAGCCTGTAATCTTCCAGAGCACACAGACCTG ATTGACAGAttagaggagcagaggaagaggttggaagaggagaggaagatgatCCATCTGGGCAGGAAACCGCTCAGGTCAACAAGTCAACAAAACtg gtgtgtgtgtctgtgtgaggaggTGCAGTGTGTGGAACACACTCTGTTAAAAAGGAGAGCAGAACTTAGACAGGCAGATCGACGCCTGATGGATGCACAAAGCTGTCTACACAATACCAGacacaag GCCAGATGTGTGCAGAGGCAGCTGGTGTTGTCTCAGTCAGAGCTGGAGGGGCTGAAACACAGACTGGACGAGAGCGCTACCTGTCTCCTGCAGACCAAACAGCAGCTCTG GCAGACCGAGGCGGAGCTTCAGCAggtgaaagggaggaggagtaggggaaaGAGACGATGA